From Macrobrachium rosenbergii isolate ZJJX-2024 chromosome 22, ASM4041242v1, whole genome shotgun sequence, the proteins below share one genomic window:
- the mRpS7 gene encoding small ribosomal subunit protein uS7m, which translates to MNSIRSLILKSSLFRLPLEANAKNTNEALFKNVFPRSYSMYSPRFIEPTFRLEDQEKLKESGEFAERQFTPVKAALTNQTSSIFYDPIVRKFTNYVMITGQRALARDLVNETFECIKHTQLKKKHQAETDEEKEKIETNPVVIIHKAVENCRPVLQLTPIKRGGIKYQVPVPLTEKRSYFIAMRWLVEAGRDKGRTVKFAEKLARELIEASMNEGRIVKKKQDLHRQCEANRAYAHYRWS; encoded by the exons ATGAATTCAATTCGTTCTCTCATCTTGAAATCGTCTCTTTTTCGGCTTCCTCTTGAGGCAAATGCAAAGAACACCAATGAGGCACT atttaaaaatgTATTCCCGAGATCATACAGTATGTATTCTCCTCGGTTTATTGAACCTACATTCAGATTAGAAGatcaagaaaaactaaaagaaagcgGAGAATTTGCTGAACGACAGTTCACTCCAGTGAAAGCTGCACTAACAAACCAGACCAGTTCAATCTTTTATGACCCAATTGTTAG gaaATTTACAAACTATGTGATGATAACAGGACAACGTGCACTAGCAAGAGATCTAGTTAATGag ACATTTGAATGTATCAAACATACCCAACTCAAGAAGAAGCATCAAGCTGAAAcagacgaagaaaaagaaaaaattgaaacaaatcctgttgtaataattcataaagcTGTAGAAAATTGCAGACCTGTTCTTCAGTTAACTCCTATTAAGCGTGGTGGCATAAAATATCAG gTTCCAGTTCCATTAACAGAGAAGAGATCATATTTCATAGCAATGCGATGGCTGGTTGAAGCTGGCAGAGATAAGGGCCGAACTGTCAAGTTTGCAGAAAAGCTTGCAAGAGAACTTATAGAAGCATCAATGAATGAG GGTAGGATTGTGAAGAAGAAGCAGGATCTACATAGACAGTGCGAAGCAAATAGAGCTTATGCCCACTACCGTTGGagttaa